The Pseudomonas kermanshahensis genome includes a window with the following:
- the dinG gene encoding ATP-dependent DNA helicase DinG, with product MISNELKATIQGAYSRFLEAKSLKPRYGQRLMIAEVAKVLGDIACDDEGRRAGEPAVVAVEAGTGTGKTVAYALAAIPAAKAAGKRLVIATATVALQEQIVFKDLPDLMRSSGLNFSFALAKGRGRYLCLSKLDVLLQEGHAQSATAQLFEEEGFHIEVDERSQKLFNSMIEKLAGNRWDGDRDSWSEALEDQDWARLTTDHSQCTGRHCPNFQQCVFYKAREGMGKVDVIVTNHDMVLADLALGGGAVLPDPRDTMYVFDEGHHLPDKAIGHFAHYSRLRSTADWLEQTAKNLTKLLAQHPLPGDLGKLIEQVPELAREIRTQQQFMFTLCEQVADFRPSEDTEGRERPRYRFEGGVVPEQIREVGIELKKGFARLNDLFTRLADLLKEGMDGEVNIGIASHQAEEWYPLFGSLVTRAQGNWELWTAFTAEDPEDSPPMARWLTLAESGALFDIEVNASPILAAEMLRRSLWSVAHGALVTSATLTALGKFDRYRMRSGLPRDAVTCVVPSPFVHGDAGLLRVPDLGADPRDAAAHTAAIIRELPNMLDDARGALVLFSSRKQMQDVFDGLDRDWRKLVLIQGNLSKQETLNKHKARVDDGQHSVLFGLASFAEGVDLPGAYCEHVVIAKIPFAVPDDPVEAALAEWIEARGGNPFMEIAVPDASLRLIQACGRLLRTEQDRGVITLLDRRLVTQRYGKAILNALPPFRREIS from the coding sequence ATGATCAGCAACGAACTCAAAGCCACCATCCAGGGCGCCTACTCGCGTTTTCTCGAAGCCAAGAGCCTCAAGCCGCGGTACGGCCAGCGCCTGATGATCGCCGAAGTGGCCAAGGTGCTCGGCGACATCGCCTGCGACGATGAAGGCCGCCGTGCCGGCGAGCCTGCCGTTGTCGCCGTCGAGGCGGGTACCGGTACCGGCAAGACGGTCGCCTATGCGCTGGCCGCGATCCCGGCCGCCAAGGCTGCCGGCAAGCGCCTGGTCATCGCCACCGCGACCGTCGCCCTGCAAGAGCAGATCGTCTTCAAGGACCTGCCCGACCTGATGCGCAGCAGCGGGCTGAATTTCAGCTTCGCCCTGGCCAAGGGGCGCGGCCGCTACCTGTGCCTGTCCAAGCTCGATGTGCTGCTGCAAGAAGGCCACGCACAATCGGCCACCGCGCAGTTGTTTGAGGAAGAAGGCTTCCACATCGAAGTCGACGAGCGCAGCCAGAAACTGTTCAACAGCATGATCGAGAAACTGGCGGGTAACCGCTGGGACGGCGACCGCGACAGCTGGTCCGAAGCCCTGGAAGACCAGGACTGGGCGCGCCTGACGACCGATCACAGCCAATGCACCGGCCGCCACTGCCCGAACTTCCAGCAGTGCGTGTTCTATAAAGCGCGCGAGGGCATGGGCAAGGTCGACGTGATCGTCACCAACCATGACATGGTCCTGGCTGACCTGGCCCTGGGGGGCGGCGCGGTGTTGCCCGACCCACGCGACACCATGTACGTGTTCGACGAAGGCCACCACCTGCCAGACAAAGCCATTGGCCACTTCGCCCATTACTCGCGCCTGCGCTCCACCGCCGACTGGCTGGAGCAGACCGCCAAGAACCTCACCAAGCTGCTGGCCCAGCACCCGTTGCCGGGTGACTTGGGCAAACTGATCGAACAGGTGCCGGAGCTGGCACGGGAGATCCGCACCCAGCAGCAGTTCATGTTCACCCTGTGCGAACAGGTCGCGGACTTCCGCCCCAGCGAAGATACCGAGGGCCGTGAACGCCCGCGCTATCGCTTCGAAGGGGGCGTGGTGCCGGAGCAGATCCGCGAGGTGGGCATCGAATTGAAAAAGGGCTTCGCCCGTCTCAACGACCTGTTCACCCGCCTGGCTGACCTGCTGAAGGAAGGCATGGACGGTGAAGTGAATATCGGTATCGCCAGCCACCAGGCCGAAGAATGGTACCCGCTGTTCGGCAGCCTGGTGACCCGCGCCCAGGGCAACTGGGAGCTGTGGACGGCCTTCACCGCCGAAGACCCCGAAGACAGCCCGCCCATGGCGCGCTGGCTGACCCTGGCCGAAAGTGGGGCGTTGTTCGACATCGAAGTCAACGCCAGCCCCATCCTCGCCGCCGAAATGCTCCGTCGCAGCCTGTGGAGTGTCGCCCACGGCGCGCTGGTGACCTCGGCCACGCTCACCGCCCTGGGCAAGTTCGACCGCTACCGCATGCGTTCGGGCCTGCCGCGTGATGCTGTTACCTGCGTGGTCCCCAGCCCATTCGTGCATGGCGATGCCGGCCTGCTGCGGGTGCCCGACCTGGGCGCCGACCCACGTGATGCGGCGGCGCACACCGCCGCCATCATCCGCGAATTACCCAACATGCTCGACGATGCCCGCGGTGCGCTGGTGCTGTTCTCGTCGCGCAAGCAGATGCAGGATGTGTTCGACGGCCTGGACCGGGACTGGCGCAAGCTGGTGCTGATCCAGGGCAACCTGTCCAAGCAGGAGACCCTGAACAAGCACAAGGCGCGGGTCGATGATGGCCAGCACAGCGTGTTGTTCGGCCTGGCCAGCTTTGCCGAAGGTGTCGATTTGCCCGGTGCCTATTGCGAGCATGTGGTGATCGCCAAGATCCCCTTCGCCGTGCCCGACGACCCGGTCGAGGCGGCCCTGGCCGAGTGGATCGAAGCCCGCGGCGGCAACCCGTTCATGGAAATTGCCGTGCCGGATGCCTCGTTGCGGTTGATCCAGGCCTGTGGCCGGTTGCTGCGGACCGAGCAGGATCGCGGCGTCATCACCTTGCTCGATCGGCGCTTGGTCACCCAGCGCTACGGCAAGGCTATTCTCAATGCGCTGCCGCCCTTCCGGCGGGAGATTTCCTGA
- a CDS encoding DUF1145 domain-containing protein, with amino-acid sequence MKFILGLGKVLTVIFWGVALFNLLMPQPLPFNLLINAAGIVLLSLHVLEVLFFNASLRGRSHRWFDRLQILLTGIFHVMSIPRAQEAPRNA; translated from the coding sequence ATGAAGTTCATCCTGGGCCTGGGCAAGGTCCTGACCGTTATCTTCTGGGGCGTGGCGCTGTTCAATCTGTTGATGCCGCAACCCTTGCCATTCAATCTTCTGATCAACGCGGCAGGCATTGTCTTGCTGAGCCTGCATGTGCTCGAGGTGTTGTTCTTCAACGCCAGCCTGCGTGGGCGCAGCCACCGTTGGTTCGACCGCTTGCAGATCCTGCTGACGGGGATCTTCCATGTCATGTCCATTCCTCGTGCGCAGGAGGCGCCGCGCAATGCGTAA
- a CDS encoding beta-galactosidase, translating into MVRRTLPVVFALLFSSPLLAGQQTLFSFVRPASVVNVVTEDAGMPQYNAEQTAGGEVLRRVVFNPVERPTLRLSPQSGAWDWSAGQILTLRLQSAMDWALTVDVTVLGTDGRTLTSRIDLPAGPAQTVMVPLTATSPLSQGMRAGPPMPWTYAGQRLLLTSSAGAVDLKQVASVSLTIPNPKVAQSLLIEKVGIQDDDQAYKAAYHELIDAYGQSTRGQWPEKIANDEQLKAADVREQQQLKGWLAELGKQPLDTYGGLLDGAAFEAKGFFRTEKRDGRWYLVTPDGHPFYSLGVNAVAADGGRTYVEGRDGMFKALPGDNDPLAAFYGKGNNDDGNASSQGRNFKQGRWFDFYAANIQRTYGKPCPPSVEGQPAVECPPLVLDASRWQTHALDRLQAWGFNTLGNWSDSALGQAKRMPYTLPLSIVGDYASISTGMDWWGSMPDPFDPRFAMATERAVAIAARDHRDDPWLIGYFADNELAWAAPGNDPKARYGLAYGTLRLTTDVPAKRAFLKQLRDKYRNQEGLSKAWGIELSAWELMEDPGFEAPLPNPEHPEIERDYQYFQQVFAETYFKTIADSLKWHAPNHLLLGGRYAVSTPEAVKACAEFCDVLSFNFYTLKPEDGYDFARLAELDKPVLVSEFQFGSRDRGPFWPGPLEVAREEDRGPAYGNFLKAALAQPMIVGAHWFQYLDQPASGRLLDGENGHLGLVAITDVPYSGFVEAVRKNNQQAIGQLRAQLVKPQP; encoded by the coding sequence ATGGTCCGCCGTACCCTGCCTGTCGTATTCGCCCTGTTGTTCAGCTCGCCCTTGCTGGCCGGGCAGCAGACGCTGTTCAGCTTCGTGCGCCCGGCCTCGGTGGTCAACGTGGTGACCGAAGATGCCGGCATGCCGCAGTACAACGCAGAGCAAACGGCCGGGGGGGAGGTGCTGCGGCGTGTGGTGTTCAACCCGGTCGAGCGGCCGACCCTGCGCCTGAGCCCGCAGAGCGGTGCCTGGGACTGGTCGGCCGGGCAGATCCTGACCTTGCGCTTGCAAAGCGCCATGGATTGGGCGCTGACTGTGGATGTCACCGTGCTGGGCACTGATGGCCGCACGCTGACCAGCCGCATCGACCTGCCAGCCGGGCCGGCCCAGACAGTGATGGTGCCGCTCACGGCCACCTCGCCGTTGAGCCAGGGTATGCGCGCTGGCCCGCCAATGCCGTGGACGTATGCCGGCCAGCGCCTGCTGCTGACCAGTAGCGCGGGCGCGGTAGACCTCAAGCAAGTGGCCTCTGTCAGCCTGACGATCCCCAACCCCAAGGTGGCGCAGAGCCTGCTGATCGAGAAAGTGGGTATTCAGGATGACGACCAGGCCTACAAAGCGGCCTACCACGAGCTGATTGACGCTTATGGCCAGTCCACGCGTGGCCAATGGCCTGAGAAAATTGCCAACGACGAGCAGCTCAAGGCTGCCGATGTGCGCGAACAGCAGCAACTCAAGGGCTGGCTGGCTGAGCTTGGCAAGCAGCCCCTGGACACCTATGGCGGGCTGCTGGACGGGGCGGCGTTCGAGGCCAAGGGCTTTTTCCGAACCGAGAAGCGTGACGGGCGCTGGTACCTGGTAACGCCGGATGGCCACCCGTTCTACTCGCTGGGTGTCAACGCCGTGGCCGCGGATGGCGGGCGCACCTACGTCGAAGGCCGTGACGGCATGTTCAAGGCGCTGCCCGGCGATAATGATCCGCTGGCGGCGTTCTATGGCAAGGGTAACAACGACGACGGCAATGCCTCGTCGCAAGGGCGCAACTTCAAGCAGGGGCGATGGTTCGACTTCTATGCCGCCAATATCCAGCGCACCTATGGCAAACCTTGCCCGCCCAGCGTTGAGGGGCAGCCTGCAGTAGAGTGCCCGCCATTGGTGTTGGATGCCTCGCGCTGGCAGACGCACGCGCTCGATCGCCTGCAAGCCTGGGGTTTCAACACCCTGGGTAACTGGAGCGATTCGGCGTTGGGCCAGGCCAAGCGCATGCCCTACACCTTGCCGCTGTCGATTGTCGGTGACTATGCCAGCATCAGCACGGGCATGGACTGGTGGGGCAGCATGCCCGACCCCTTCGACCCCCGGTTCGCCATGGCCACTGAGCGCGCGGTCGCCATCGCCGCCCGGGACCACCGTGATGACCCGTGGCTGATCGGCTACTTCGCTGACAACGAGCTGGCCTGGGCCGCACCAGGCAATGACCCCAAGGCCCGCTACGGGCTGGCCTACGGCACACTGCGCCTGACCACCGACGTGCCCGCCAAGCGCGCCTTCCTCAAGCAACTGCGGGACAAATACCGCAACCAGGAGGGCCTGTCCAAGGCGTGGGGGATTGAACTGTCCGCCTGGGAGCTGATGGAAGACCCCGGTTTCGAGGCCCCCTTGCCCAACCCGGAGCACCCGGAAATCGAGCGGGATTACCAGTACTTCCAGCAGGTGTTCGCCGAGACCTATTTCAAGACCATCGCCGATTCGTTGAAGTGGCACGCGCCCAATCACCTGCTGCTCGGCGGCCGCTATGCGGTGAGCACGCCAGAAGCGGTGAAGGCCTGCGCGGAGTTCTGCGACGTGCTGAGTTTCAACTTCTATACCCTCAAGCCTGAGGACGGTTACGACTTCGCCCGCCTTGCCGAGCTGGACAAGCCGGTGCTGGTGTCCGAGTTCCAGTTCGGCTCCCGCGACCGTGGGCCGTTCTGGCCGGGGCCGTTGGAGGTGGCGCGTGAAGAAGACCGTGGGCCGGCCTATGGCAACTTCCTCAAGGCCGCGTTGGCGCAGCCGATGATCGTCGGAGCGCATTGGTTCCAGTACCTGGACCAACCGGCCAGTGGGCGGCTGCTCGATGGTGAGAATGGGCACCTGGGGCTGGTGGCCATCACCGATGTGCCCTACTCAGGGTTCGTCGAGGCGGTGCGTAAAAACAACCAGCAGGCCATTGGTCAGTTGCGTGCGCAGTTGGTCAAGCCGCAGCCGTGA
- a CDS encoding OmpA family protein translates to MSIVRTAIPLVLLTSVLTGCAGLQKTDWPKCAAVGGVGGAALGAIESSSWAGWGALLGGGLAAGYCWAHGDGDEDGDGVPDSRDKCPGTPRGVQVDANGCPPEPVAVVEEVVVQKEEVIVIRDVHFEFDSARLTANDKERLNTIATRLKQEAPSARLSVSGHTDSVGSDTYNQKLSERRAHSVTDYLVESGVPRSSFVSIVGAGETQPVADNATADGRAMNRRTEIKIQR, encoded by the coding sequence ATGAGCATAGTACGCACAGCGATACCCCTGGTACTGCTCACCAGTGTGTTGACTGGTTGTGCAGGTTTGCAAAAAACCGACTGGCCGAAGTGTGCTGCCGTCGGGGGCGTAGGCGGCGCCGCCTTGGGTGCCATCGAGAGTTCCAGCTGGGCTGGCTGGGGCGCGTTGTTGGGCGGTGGCCTGGCGGCGGGCTATTGCTGGGCCCATGGCGATGGCGACGAGGATGGTGACGGCGTGCCGGACAGCCGTGACAAGTGCCCCGGCACCCCACGCGGTGTGCAGGTCGATGCCAATGGCTGCCCGCCCGAACCGGTCGCGGTGGTCGAGGAAGTCGTGGTGCAGAAGGAAGAAGTCATCGTCATCCGCGATGTGCACTTCGAGTTCGACTCTGCGCGTCTGACCGCCAATGATAAAGAGCGGCTGAACACCATCGCCACCCGCCTCAAACAGGAAGCACCGAGTGCCCGCCTGAGTGTCAGCGGCCATACCGACAGCGTGGGCTCTGACACCTACAACCAGAAACTGTCCGAGCGCCGTGCCCATTCGGTGACCGATTACCTGGTCGAGAGCGGTGTGCCGCGCAGCAGCTTCGTCTCGATAGTGGGTGCCGGGGAAACCCAGCCAGTGGCTGACAACGCCACGGCCGATGGGCGCGCCATGAACCGTCGCACCGAGATCAAGATCCAGCGGTGA
- a CDS encoding DUF6231 family protein — protein MTDGFSQRTPQQALAALLERFTPQRLLLVGTRFPALDAFAEAHPQVAIATTAPGPLPADLAGQRFDLAVLVDCLEHLPKRTGLELLGGIRNLNASRVAVLADLSACGWQDTDFFALALSASEKFRREGQVLSLFTYDLHDYKQVPDWLNARFWANPENFGKYWW, from the coding sequence ATGACCGACGGTTTTTCCCAGCGCACGCCCCAGCAGGCCTTGGCGGCCCTGCTCGAGCGTTTTACCCCTCAACGCCTGTTGCTGGTAGGCACGCGCTTCCCCGCACTGGACGCCTTTGCCGAGGCACACCCGCAGGTGGCCATCGCAACGACTGCACCCGGCCCGTTGCCGGCAGACCTTGCCGGTCAACGCTTCGACTTGGCGGTGCTGGTGGACTGCCTGGAGCACCTGCCCAAGCGTACCGGCCTGGAACTGCTGGGCGGCATTCGTAACCTTAATGCCAGCCGGGTTGCGGTGCTGGCCGACCTCTCGGCCTGCGGTTGGCAAGACACCGACTTTTTCGCCCTGGCCTTGTCTGCCAGCGAAAAATTCCGTCGTGAAGGGCAGGTGTTGAGCCTCTTCACCTATGATCTACATGACTACAAGCAAGTCCCGGACTGGCTCAATGCGCGATTCTGGGCCAACCCTGAAAATTTTGGAAAGTACTGGTGGTGA
- a CDS encoding LEA type 2 family protein — MIAQARVLLLGALLALLAGCVSWGGDDWREPEVHLVRVETVKARLLEQEFVLHLRVDNPNDSRLFIRSLAYSIRLNDLLLVQDETSVWRSVGGHARRTFKITARTNLWQHLKPLAKLLKSEQPLHYTLQGELATGLLFHRDLHLSRSGEIIPGDFIPE, encoded by the coding sequence ATGATCGCCCAGGCCCGCGTACTGCTGCTCGGCGCCCTGCTGGCACTGCTCGCGGGCTGCGTCAGCTGGGGCGGCGACGACTGGCGCGAACCTGAGGTGCACCTGGTCAGGGTCGAAACGGTCAAGGCCAGGCTACTTGAGCAGGAGTTCGTGCTGCACCTGCGCGTCGACAACCCGAATGACAGCCGCTTGTTCATCCGCAGCCTGGCGTATTCGATACGGCTCAACGACCTGTTGCTGGTGCAGGATGAGACCAGTGTGTGGCGCAGCGTCGGCGGCCATGCCCGGCGCACCTTCAAGATCACCGCGCGGACCAACCTGTGGCAGCACCTGAAGCCGCTGGCCAAGCTGCTTAAAAGCGAGCAACCACTGCATTACACCTTGCAGGGCGAGCTGGCCACCGGGTTGCTGTTCCACCGGGACCTGCACTTGTCGCGCAGTGGTGAGATAATCCCCGGTGATTTCATACCGGAGTAA
- a CDS encoding CopD family protein: protein MLAFALPYTLHVLAALVWVGGMFFAWLVLRPATVAALDGPARLRLWVEVFRRFFRWVWLAVAILAISGIGMLHMRFTGFETAPKYVHVMIGGGIAMFALFMRIQALLLPELKTAVQAEDWATGAAVLGRIRRMVGINLLLGIAVVAVASSRWVL from the coding sequence ATGCTTGCCTTTGCCCTCCCCTACACACTGCATGTCCTGGCCGCGCTGGTCTGGGTCGGCGGCATGTTCTTCGCCTGGCTAGTGCTGCGCCCGGCAACGGTTGCAGCCCTCGACGGGCCTGCGCGCCTGCGGTTGTGGGTGGAAGTTTTCCGACGCTTCTTCAGATGGGTCTGGTTGGCTGTCGCGATTTTGGCGATCAGCGGTATCGGCATGTTGCACATGCGCTTCACAGGCTTCGAGACCGCGCCCAAGTACGTGCATGTGATGATCGGTGGCGGCATTGCCATGTTCGCCCTGTTCATGCGCATCCAGGCCTTGCTGCTGCCCGAGCTGAAAACAGCTGTGCAGGCCGAGGACTGGGCGACGGGGGCCGCAGTACTGGGCAGGATTCGACGGATGGTCGGCATCAACCTGCTGCTGGGCATCGCGGTGGTGGCCGTGGCCAGCTCGCGGTGGGTGCTGTAG
- a CDS encoding penicillin acylase family protein produces the protein MAAPAFPPFRPRFKTAATLLGMLGLAGCQMGGYQDSVPPTTGVQPLKGLAQNVSVRRNAMGAPLIESGNFHDALFSLGYVHAGDRIEQMVAMRLLAQGRLAELAGSDALDIDRLMRAANLKQSAAQQYADASPRLKRFFEVYARGVNAYLFRYRDKLPASLASSGHRPEYWKPEDSALIFSLYAFSQSVNLQEELSALTLAQKVGSDKLAWLLPGAPDEPLADSEVEKLKGLNLASQLPGLPALAAASQKLADLDLLGSPGSANLALAGQRSRSGKSLLASDSQAAWALSPVQIHTGKYQVAGLSLPGLPIVLAGYNGKIAWSSSAVMADNQDLYLEQLRRQGNQLSYLADGKWLPARARSETFFVRGQRPLREVMYDTRHGTLLAQPASASLGLALNLPHFKGDRSLDALFDLTRAKTVERAFDSTREVAAAALNFVFAEPEHIGWQVSGRYPNRREGQGLLPSPGWDGRYDWDGYADPMLHPYDQDPPAGWIGHANQRSLPRGYGMQLSNTWYYPERAERLAQLAGNGRHDSRSLMALQNDQVTLLADKLKQMFDAPGMAQPLKQAIDALPPAQRDKARDALARLKAFDGRLSPVSADAALYELFLQAFARETFLDDLGPESSPAWQAFVSNARLSYSAQADHLLGREDSPFWDDRSTPQKEDKPVILARSLAAAVDAGTAQLGADRRAWQWGKLHQYRWPAPAYHGLGDALSRSPLAAGGDFSTLALTPYAWGRDFDTRLPASARMVVDFGQAEPLQVLTSSGQSGNAASPHYSDGLDAWFKGRFMSLPLQPQNFGRAYGSQRLTLVPGR, from the coding sequence ATGGCCGCCCCCGCCTTTCCTCCCTTCCGCCCGCGGTTCAAGACCGCTGCCACGCTGCTCGGCATGCTCGGACTCGCCGGTTGCCAGATGGGCGGCTACCAGGACAGCGTGCCACCGACCACCGGCGTACAGCCGCTCAAAGGCCTGGCACAAAACGTCTCGGTCCGGCGCAATGCCATGGGCGCACCGTTGATCGAGAGCGGCAACTTCCATGACGCGCTGTTCAGCCTCGGTTACGTACACGCCGGGGATCGCATCGAGCAGATGGTCGCCATGCGCCTGCTCGCCCAAGGCCGCCTCGCCGAACTTGCCGGCAGCGATGCCCTCGACATCGACCGCCTGATGCGCGCCGCCAACCTCAAGCAAAGCGCCGCCCAGCAATACGCCGACGCCTCGCCACGGCTCAAGCGCTTCTTCGAGGTCTACGCCCGCGGCGTCAACGCCTACCTGTTCCGCTACCGCGACAAGCTGCCCGCCAGCCTGGCCAGCAGCGGCCATCGCCCTGAGTACTGGAAGCCAGAAGACTCGGCGCTGATCTTCAGCCTGTACGCCTTCAGCCAATCGGTGAACCTGCAAGAAGAACTCAGCGCCCTGACCCTGGCGCAGAAGGTCGGCAGCGACAAGCTGGCCTGGCTGCTGCCCGGCGCACCGGACGAACCGTTGGCCGACAGCGAAGTGGAAAAGCTCAAGGGCCTCAACCTCGCCAGCCAGCTACCCGGCTTGCCCGCCCTGGCGGCAGCCAGCCAAAAGCTCGCCGACCTCGACCTGCTCGGCAGCCCAGGCTCGGCCAACCTGGCCTTGGCAGGCCAACGCAGCCGCAGCGGCAAGAGCCTGCTGGCCAGCGACAGCCAGGCCGCCTGGGCGCTAAGCCCGGTGCAGATCCACACTGGCAAGTACCAGGTCGCCGGCCTGTCGCTGCCGGGCCTGCCGATTGTGCTGGCCGGCTACAACGGCAAGATCGCCTGGAGCAGCAGCGCCGTGATGGCCGACAACCAGGACCTGTACCTGGAGCAACTGCGCCGCCAAGGCAACCAGCTGAGCTACCTGGCCGACGGCAAATGGCTGCCAGCACGGGCACGCAGCGAAACCTTCTTCGTGCGTGGCCAACGCCCGCTGCGCGAGGTCATGTACGACACGCGCCACGGCACCCTCCTTGCCCAGCCGGCAAGCGCCAGCCTGGGCCTGGCCCTGAACCTGCCTCATTTCAAGGGCGACCGCAGCCTCGACGCGCTGTTCGACCTGACCCGCGCCAAGACCGTCGAACGGGCATTCGACAGCACCCGCGAAGTCGCCGCCGCGGCGCTCAACTTCGTCTTCGCCGAGCCAGAGCACATCGGCTGGCAAGTCAGCGGGCGCTACCCAAACCGCCGCGAAGGCCAGGGCCTGCTGCCTTCGCCCGGCTGGGACGGCCGTTACGACTGGGACGGTTACGCTGACCCGATGCTGCACCCTTACGATCAGGACCCGCCGGCTGGCTGGATCGGCCACGCCAACCAGCGCAGCCTGCCGCGCGGCTACGGCATGCAGTTATCCAACACCTGGTACTACCCCGAGCGCGCCGAGCGCCTGGCTCAGTTGGCAGGCAACGGCCGTCACGACAGCCGCAGCCTGATGGCCCTGCAAAACGATCAAGTCACCCTGCTGGCCGACAAGCTCAAGCAGATGTTCGACGCACCGGGTATGGCTCAACCGCTCAAGCAAGCCATCGATGCCCTGCCACCTGCACAGCGTGATAAGGCTCGCGACGCCTTGGCCCGGCTCAAGGCATTCGATGGCCGGCTGAGCCCGGTGTCGGCAGATGCCGCGCTGTACGAGCTGTTCCTTCAGGCCTTCGCCCGCGAAACCTTCCTCGACGACCTCGGGCCAGAATCCAGCCCTGCCTGGCAGGCCTTCGTCAGCAATGCGCGGCTCTCCTACTCGGCACAGGCCGATCACCTGCTGGGCCGCGAGGACAGCCCGTTCTGGGATGACCGCAGCACCCCGCAGAAAGAAGACAAACCGGTGATTCTCGCCCGCAGCCTGGCCGCTGCGGTGGATGCCGGCACTGCGCAACTCGGCGCCGACCGCCGCGCTTGGCAGTGGGGCAAGCTGCACCAGTACCGCTGGCCGGCACCGGCCTACCATGGCCTGGGTGATGCCCTCAGCCGTTCACCGCTGGCTGCCGGCGGCGACTTTAGTACCCTGGCCCTCACCCCCTACGCCTGGGGCAGGGACTTCGACACCCGCCTGCCAGCGTCGGCACGCATGGTCGTCGATTTCGGCCAGGCCGAACCGTTGCAGGTGCTGACCAGCAGCGGCCAGTCCGGCAACGCGGCAAGCCCGCACTACAGCGACGGGTTGGATGCCTGGTTCAAGGGGCGTTTCATGAGCCTGCCGCTGCAACCGCAGAACTTTGGGCGGGCCTATGGGAGCCAGCGGCTGACCTTGGTGCCGGGTCGGTAA
- a CDS encoding YchJ family protein, with amino-acid sequence MSVSVCPCGSGNLLDACCGHYHAGTPAPDAQTLMRSRYSAYVLGLIDYLVSTTLPAQQAALDRAAMASWSAQSTWLGLEVESAEVLGGQPEHGFVTFTARWHDEDGDHQHRERSAFVQHEGRWYFIDPTVGLKAGRNDPCPCASGQKFKKCCASYVAS; translated from the coding sequence ATGAGTGTCTCGGTCTGCCCTTGCGGCAGTGGCAACCTGCTCGACGCCTGCTGCGGGCACTACCATGCCGGAACCCCGGCACCGGATGCCCAGACGCTGATGCGCTCGCGCTACAGCGCTTACGTGCTGGGCCTGATCGACTACCTGGTGAGCACCACCCTGCCGGCCCAGCAAGCGGCGCTGGACCGCGCCGCCATGGCCAGTTGGAGCGCCCAAAGCACCTGGTTGGGGCTGGAGGTGGAAAGCGCCGAGGTGCTGGGTGGCCAACCCGAGCACGGTTTTGTCACCTTCACCGCGCGCTGGCACGATGAGGACGGCGATCACCAGCACCGCGAGCGCTCGGCGTTCGTCCAGCATGAGGGGCGCTGGTACTTCATCGACCCCACGGTCGGGCTGAAGGCCGGGCGCAACGACCCTTGCCCTTGCGCCAGCGGTCAGAAGTTCAAGAAATGCTGTGCCAGTTACGTGGCCAGCTGA
- a CDS encoding SEC-C metal-binding domain-containing protein, with protein sequence MTQQPHVHGPDCNHDHDHHHDHDHGHVHGPHCNHGHQEPVRNALKDVGRNDPCPCGSEKKFKKCHGA encoded by the coding sequence ATGACCCAGCAACCTCATGTTCATGGCCCTGACTGCAACCACGATCATGATCACCACCACGATCACGACCATGGCCATGTGCACGGCCCGCACTGCAACCACGGCCATCAGGAACCTGTTCGTAACGCCCTGAAGGACGTTGGCCGCAACGATCCTTGCCCTTGCGGCAGCGAGAAGAAGTTCAAGAAGTGCCACGGCGCTTGA
- a CDS encoding collagen-like protein has translation MRNLMLLAVLAAPLAQAESLEVASNSMLRLPDKSASVHLESLRVADSATLLLPATLTELKVDHLQLGREARIAIAPADHPLRIEARSARLGEGSQISAPGAPGTYQRAARSGRSLDLKLDELEAEQLSIDARGGAGAPGYAGLDGANGQAGGCTWGQASRGANGDNGGNGHDGAAGGRIRLSVPQGFAQSRIVVRLDGGAPGQAGIAGKAGKGGASKGCLVYRTDAGASGRPGQPGQPGLAGASGELILQRL, from the coding sequence ATGCGTAATCTGATGTTGCTGGCGGTGTTGGCCGCGCCCTTGGCCCAGGCCGAAAGCCTTGAGGTGGCTTCCAATTCCATGCTGCGCTTGCCCGACAAGTCGGCCAGCGTGCACCTTGAGTCCCTGCGCGTGGCCGACTCGGCGACGCTGCTTTTGCCTGCCACGCTCACCGAGTTGAAGGTCGATCACCTGCAACTGGGGCGTGAGGCGCGTATCGCCATTGCCCCCGCTGACCACCCGCTGCGCATTGAAGCACGCAGTGCCCGGCTGGGTGAGGGCAGCCAGATCAGTGCCCCGGGTGCGCCAGGCACCTACCAGCGTGCGGCCCGTTCCGGGCGAAGCCTGGACTTGAAGCTGGATGAGTTAGAGGCCGAGCAACTGTCGATCGATGCCCGAGGCGGTGCCGGCGCGCCGGGTTATGCAGGCCTCGATGGTGCCAACGGCCAAGCCGGGGGCTGCACCTGGGGCCAAGCCAGCCGCGGCGCCAATGGCGATAATGGCGGCAACGGGCATGACGGTGCGGCGGGTGGGCGAATTCGCCTGAGTGTGCCGCAGGGCTTTGCTCAATCGCGCATTGTAGTGCGCCTGGATGGCGGTGCCCCGGGCCAGGCCGGCATAGCGGGCAAGGCAGGCAAAGGCGGGGCGAGTAAAGGGTGTTTGGTCTATCGCACCGATGCCGGTGCCAGCGGGCGGCCGGGGCAGCCGGGCCAGCCAGGCCTGGCCGGTGCCTCGGGTGAGTTGATCCTGCAGCGCCTTTGA